Proteins from a genomic interval of Drosophila willistoni isolate 14030-0811.24 chromosome 2L unlocalized genomic scaffold, UCI_dwil_1.1 Seg139, whole genome shotgun sequence:
- the LOC6638170 gene encoding solute carrier organic anion transporter family member 74D has protein sequence MEKDRDVDVDADVEGAKLLDNGKSTEVPTANSTTTKPKKKKKQRSEQDRLMTEEINQLLTESPLEKNVTCGFWIFKGKFYQLFANQTAYVLLYGIVGCIFSMTYAYFNGTITTIEKRFRIPSKNTGIISVGNDISQTMVSAVLAYYAGKGHRPRWIGFGLLTIVLFCMLTTTPHFLYGPGDDALALTSEFGALPDENATKEAIEEQRSKTLCRLNGRGAECEGNDGNFAPQLILFVAQFISGIGGSLYYTLGVSYMDDNTKKSKTPALLSLSYFLRMLGPAIGYALASFCLRLYIAPQLHPVINNKDPRWLGAWWLGWIIMGGLLAFSGIFLSMFPKELPRAAARRKVEENRRRRENQKLSLQIKENSEKAQLSIDLDPNSKSSQVEVKASFKDMLKTFKRLITNKTYMCNTLSSVFYLVGYTPYWIFTPKYIEVQYRQSAATSSMVTGTVALAFSAVGVLLSGFIISRYKPKARYMAAWNVIVGFLTVAGILAYAFIGCPGNESSVIVNIHDNSLNDSSVTCNSACGCDYVRYSPVCGENNMTYISACHAGCKGQQVNSEGKKIFYDCSCIPGESENSTAQFRRLTSFDMTDDNITLVENSNSFSELELLSSGQAMPGACPVNCWTQFVAFLAVMCCLKFVGATGRASNFLVSVRCVPEKDKTAAMGFGMMVCSSFAFIPSPIFFGWILDRMCLVWGKTCTNKGNCWLYDPQSMRYALNFTAAVFIAIGAIFDTGVWYYVKDLKIFDEDVKDQEMQIVKHEEEVTNEKNTEI, from the exons ATGGAAAAGGATCGtgatgtcgatgtcgatgcCGATGTGGAGGGAGCCAAACTTCTGGATAATGGCAAGTCAACAGAAGTGCCAACAGCCAACAGCACAACAAcaaagccaaaaaagaaaaagaaacaacgtTCCGAACAGGATCGTCTAATGACTGAAGAGATTAATCAATTGTTAACCGAATCGCCTTTGGAAAAGAATGTCACCTGCGGTTTTTGGATATTCAAAGGGAAATTCTATCAACT tttcGCCAATCAAACCGCCTATGTCTTACTCTATGGCATAGTTGGTTGCATTTTCTCCATGACGTATGCCTATTTTAATGGCACCATTACAACCATTGAGAAACGATTTCGAATACCCTCAAAGAACACTGGCATCATATCAGTGGGCAATGATATAAGTCAGACAATGGTTTCAGCCGTTTTGGCCTACTATGCGGGCAAAGGACATCGTCCACGTTGGATTGGCTTTG GTCTTCTAACAATTGTGCTATTCTGTATGCTTACGACTACACCACATTTCCTTTATGGACCTGGCGATGATGCTTTGGCTCTGACCTCCGAATTCGGGGCTCTACCCGATGAGAATGCCACCAAGGAGGCCATTGAGGAGCAACGTTCCAAGACCTTGTGCCGCCTAAATGGTCGTGGTGCCGAATGTGAGGGTAATGATGGCAACTTTGCCCCGCAACTTATACTCTTTGTGGCCCAATTTATATCGGGCATAGGTGGTTCACTCTATTATACACTCGGTGTATCCTACATGGATGATAATACCAAAAAATCAAAGACGCCAGCTCTGCTAA GTCTCTCCTATTTCCTACGCATGTTGGGTCCTGCCATTGGTTATGCTTTGGCCTCGTTCTGTTTGCGTCTGTATATTGCTCCACAATTGCATCCTGTGATCAATAACAAAGATCCCCGCTGGTTGGGTGCTTGGTGGTTGGGTTGGATCATTATGGGCGGCCTTTTGGCCTTTTCGGGTATATTTCTTTCCATGTTTCCCAAGGAATTGCCACGTGCTGCGGCCCGTCGCAAGGTCGAGGAGAATCGTCGCCGACGCGAGAATCAGAAACTATCGCTTCAGATAAAAGAGAACTCTGAGAAGGCCCAACTATCAATTGACTTGGATCCGAATAGCAAATCATCTCAGGTTGAAGTGAAAGCCTCGTTTAAGGACATGTTAAAGACATTCAAGCGTTTGATCACCAACAAGACCTACATGTGCAATACCCTTTCCAGTGTGTTCTATTTGGTTGGCTATACACCCTATTGGATATTCACACCGAAATATATTGAAGTGCAGTACAGACAATCGGCGGCCACCTCATCCATGGTGACGGGAACAGTTGCTCTGGCATTTTCTGCAGTGGGAGTTCTCCTCTCGGGCTTTATTATCTCACGATATAAGCCAAAGGCACGTTATATGGCTGCCTGGAATGTGATTGTGGGTTTCCTTACGGTGGCGGGAATCCTGGCTTATGCCTTCATCGGATGCCCTGGCAATGAGAGTTCAGTCATTGTGAATATACACGACAATTCGTTAAATGATTCGTCTGTTACCTGCAACTCGGCATGTGGCTGTGATTATGTGAGATATTCCCCGGTGTGTGGAGAGAATAATATGACTTACATATCGGCCTGTCACGCCGGTTGCAAAGGTCAACAAGTCAACTCAGAGGGCAAAAAG ATTTTCTATGACTGCTCTTGCATTCCCGGAGAAAGTGAGAACTCCACAGCTCAATTCAGACGTCTTACTAGCTTTGATATGACTGACGACAATATAACCCTAGTGGAAAACTCCAACAGCTTTTCCGAATTGGAG ttaCTGTCCTCTGGTCAGGCCATGCCTGGTGCCTGTCCAGTAAATTGTTGGACACAATTTGTTGCCTTTTTGGCTGTGATGTGTTGCCTAAAGTTTGTGGGAGCCACAGGCAGAGCCTCCAATTTCCTTGTCTCGGTGCGTTGTGTCCCGGAGAAGGATAAAACTGCTGCCATGGGCTTTGGCATGATGGTTTGCTCG TCCTTTGCCTTTATACCTAGTCCCATATTCTTTGGCTGGATATTGGATCGCATGTGTCTGGTTTGGGGTAAAACTTGTACTAATAAAGGCAATTGTTGGCTCTATGATCCTCAGTCCATGAG GTACGCTCTCAATTTCACAGCGGCTGTTTTTATTGCAATTGGTGCCATTTTCGATACTGGTGTCTGGTATTATGTTAAagatttgaaaattttcgaTGAGGATGTCAAGGATCAGGAAATGCAAATTGTTAAACATGAGGAAGAAGTGACGAATGAGAAGAATACAGAGATTTAG